In the Emys orbicularis isolate rEmyOrb1 chromosome 3, rEmyOrb1.hap1, whole genome shotgun sequence genome, one interval contains:
- the MTLN gene encoding mitoregulin, translated as MALGSEALRERPVQLALVLVFASGVLVGWQAHRVRRRFLAWRKRRLQGLLEATQKKLDVA; from the coding sequence ATGGCGTTGGGCTCGGAGGCGCTGCGGGAGCGGCCGGTGCAGCTGGCGCTGGTGCTGGTCTTCGCCTCGGGCGTGCTGGTGGGCTGGCAGGCCCACCGCGTGCGCAGGCGCTTCCTGGCCTGGAGGAAGCGGCGGCTGCAGGGTCTGCTGGAGGCCACGCAGAAGAAGCTGGACGTGGCCTGA
- the LOC135876752 gene encoding two pore calcium channel protein 1-like: protein MSAAARDPPLAQEDLLLAAAYVYDAQYNRNIPFETSPQAVRLYYLYNHWTMQAATYFFIFVDLFLAVFEDPAVYPLPFLATSLVEVLCLLVFFGRLVHFAKVTPRNVFWKDTKNICIMIAILVTLIDLIIYGALKISNINSIRWSRFLRPIFLINFAESRQIRRVFRSIRNTLPEITYVFLLFMFSVLMFSLMALKLFGDRNLRTVEGSPYFTNYLEIVFDLYVLVTTANSPDVMMPAFDFSWWYSLFFITYVVINTYLFMSVFLAVVYNNYRNHLKNEIRKLAYMKHHKMIEAFNILKVKEGTEFVVQESQWKQLVKLVAPDITTSHRELLLRVSDEEQKGYVDKKSFVRLADLLNIQVIAMRIQTHPLEHWMPHVYNSAVSLFIRSMVQHKGFVWTYDVIILINAVFIALDEENPLISYAEWVFLSLYILEILLKVYIYEPRAFFAKTQFWNWFDTSIIIAALIATILNASLKSASQYNSQQVLDIVFILRVLRLIRIVDSIQRFRVIMNTLINIVPTMLTFGGLALVVYYMFAIIGMELFQGKIQFFPRNSTAHHALECGNPALKDSMFARAKYCKNNFNDITSSFVVLMELTVVNQWHVLANGFALVTHQAAKLYFIAFHIVVVIMIINILIAFILEAFFVEYSLEKSEVETAIERKIQELGVGIQEEELRDGKLIDNMETSENDLGGEEITKKKSKGLMFKIASKRYRTVDALLQRMFEAEILPEDDGPSVDEILNLSPADVYPKNPTFDSAA from the exons ATGTCCGCTGCAGCCCGGGACCCGCCGCTCGCGCAGGAG GACCTTCTCCTGGCAGCAGCTTATGTTTATGATGCTCAATATAATAGAAACATTCCGTTTGAAACTTCACCGCAAGCAGTCAG ACTTTACTATCTCTATAACCATTGGACTATGCAAGCAGCCACCTACTTCTTTATCTTTGTAGACCTTTTCCTTGCTGTGTTTGAAGATCCTGCTGTGTACCCACTCCCTTTCTTG GCCACCTCGCTGGTGGAGGTATTGTGCCTTTTGGTGTTCTTCGGGCGACTGGTGCACTTTGCCAAAGTCACCCCTCGCAATGTGTTTTGGAAGGATACAAAGAATATCTGCATCATGATAGCAATACTG GTGACCTTAATTGACCTGATTATCTATGGGGCACTTAAAATCTCGAACATAAACAGCATTAGATGGTCAAGATTCCTGAGGCCCATTTTCTTAATAAACTTTGCAGAAAGTCGCCAG ATCCGGAGAGTGTTCCGCAGTATACGAAACACACTGCCAGAGATCACGTATGTCTTCCTGCTCTTCATGTTCAGCGTCCTCATGTTCTCGCTCATGGCTCTGAAGCTGTTCGGTGACAG GAATCTCCGGACAGTGGAAGGATCTCCATATTTTACAAACTACCTAGAAATCGTATTTGATCTGTACGTGCTGGTGACGACAGCCAACAGCCCTGACGTAAT GATGCCGGCGTTTGACTTCAGTTGGTGGTATTCCCTGTTCTTCATAACCTATGTTGTAATCAACACCTACCTCTTCATGTCTGTCTTCCTGGCTGTTGTGTACAACAATTACAGGAACCATTTAAAG AATGAGATCCGCAAACTTGCTTACATGAAGCATCACAAGATGATAGAAGCCTTCAACATCCTAAAGGTCAAGGAGGGCACAGAATTTGTTGTTCAAGAATCCCAGTGGAAGCAACTCGTCAAACTAGTGGCCCCAGATATCACCACTTCCCATCGAGAGCTCCTGTTGAGAGTATCCGATGAGGAACAAAAAGGTTATGTAG ACAAAAAATCTTTTGTGCGTCTGGCAGACCTTCTGAACATCCAGGTGATTGCAATGAGGATACAAACCCACCCCCTGGAGCACTGGATGCCCCATGTGTATAACTCAGCAGTGAGCCTATTCATACGCAGCATGGTTCAACACAA GGGCTTTGTTTGGACTTATGATGTAATCATTCTAATAAACGCCGTATTCATTGCTTTGGATGAGGAAAACCCATTGATTTCCTATGCAGAGTGGGTTTTCCTTTCTTTATATATCCTCGAGATCCTCTTGAAAGTGTACATTTATGAACCCAGGGCATTCTTTGCAAAGACCCAGTTCTGGAACTG GTTTGATACCTCCATCATTATCGCTGCTCTGATCGCTACGATTCTCAACGCTTCACTTAAATCAG CAAGTCAATACAACAGCCAGCAAGTGCTGGATATTGTCTTCATACTGAGAGTCCTCCGGCTCATCAGGATTGTGGATAGCATTCAAAG GTTCCGGGTCATCATGAATACGCTCATAAACATTGTGCCGACGATGCTGACCTTTGGTGGGCTGGCCCTG GTGGTATACTACATGTTTGCTATCATTGGCATGGAACTATTCCAGGGGAAAATCCAGTTCTTTCCCAGGAATTCCACTGCCCATCATGCCCTGGAGTGTGGAAACCCTGCCTTAAAAGATTCTATGTTTGCTCGAGCCAAATACTGCAAGAACAACTTCAATGACATCACATCTTCATTCGTTGTTCTGATGGAGCTGACTGTCGTCAATCAGTGGCATG TTCTTGCCAATGGGTTTGCCCTGGTCACTCATCAGGCTGCCAAGCTGTACTTCATTGCCTTCCACATTGTAGTGGTGATCATGATCATAAA tatTCTCATAGCATTTATCCTAGAAGCTTTCTTTGTGGAGTACTCCCTGGAAAAGAGTGAAGTAGAAACTGCCATTGAGAGGAAAATTCAAGAGCTGGGAGTAGGAATCCAAGA ggaaGAACTGCGTGATGGTAAACTAATAGACAACATGGAAACCAGTGAGAATGACCTCGGAGGGGAAGAAATAACCAAGAAAAAGTCTAAAGGGCTGATGTTTAAAATAGCTTCTAAAA ggTACAGGACAGTTGATGCTTTGCTTCAGCGTATGTTTGAGGCAGAGATACTACCAGAAGATGATGGGCCATCAGTGGACGAAATCTTAAACCTCTCCCCTGCTGATGTTTACCCAAAGAATCCCACCTTTGACAGTGCTGCATAG